The following proteins are encoded in a genomic region of Brachypodium distachyon strain Bd21 chromosome 1, Brachypodium_distachyon_v3.0, whole genome shotgun sequence:
- the LOC100845651 gene encoding putative leucine-rich repeat receptor-like serine/threonine-protein kinase At2g24130 has protein sequence MAAAPPTPLFTLAPWFLLIFLLHSASPAHSADGNASDGDRSTLLAFKSGVSGDPMGALAGWGSSPDVCSWAGVACNDTDTVAPRRVVKLVLRDQKLTGELSPELGNLSHLRILNLSGNLFTGRIPPELGSLSRLQSLDASSNMLAGSPPPELGNLSSLSSLDLSRNAFTGAVPPELGRLSRLKQLSLGDNQFQGPIPVELTRIRNLQYLNLGENNLSGRIPAAVFCNLSALQYVDFSSNNLDGEIPDCPLPELMFLVLWSNNLVGGIPRSLSNSTKLRWLLLESNFLTGELPGSDMFGAMRGLELLYLSFNYLQSPGNNSSDLEPFFAGLTNCTGLKELGIAGNDLAGTIPETVGRLLAPGLVQLHLEFNSLSGSIPASLSGLANLTALNLSHNHLNGSIPPGIFSGMRRLERLHLSDNFLSGEIPTSLAAVPRLGLLDFSNNLLTGAIPDTLCSSNLTQLRVLSLHHNRLAGAIPPSLSLCVNLQNLDLSHNMLLSEIPTDLLSSGGLSGLLYLNLSGNLLEGPIPATIGEMAMLQALNLSSNRLSGAIPPQLGGCVAVEQLDVSGNALEGGLPEAVGALPFLQVLDVSRNSLTGALPLSLETAASLRQVNFSYNGFSGKVPSGVAGFPADAFLGDPGMCAAGTTMPGLARCGEAKRSSSRGLLRNRRVVLPVAVTVASFTLAILGLAACRAMARARARTASVRRDGRRSTLLAYGHGDEPSASEWGDNKNNNNNHPRISHRELSDATGGFEESSLIGAGRFGRVYEGTLRDGTRVAVKVLLDPKSGCGGGDVSRSFKRECQVLRRTRHRNLVRVVTACSAPPDFHALVLPLMRNGSLEGRLYPRDGRPGRGLSLARLVSVASDVAEGMAYLHHYAPMRVVHCDLKPSNVLLDDDMTAVVADFGIARLVKDVGDEDDDFTGSDADPCNSITGLLQGSVGYIAPEYGLGGHPSTEGDVYSFGVMVLELITGKRPTDVIFHEGLTLHDWVRRHHPHDVAAVVARSWLTDLEASAVRQADERSMTRAEVVGELIELGLACTQHSPSARPTMVEVCHEMTLLREDLSKLGGGGAVESVAMTASEGSSFSTTDSSF, from the exons ATGGCGGCCGCGCCACCGACCCCCCTCTTCACCCTGGCGCCAtggtttctcctcatcttcctcctccacagcgcaagccctgctcATTCGGCCGACGGCAACGCGTCAGACGGCGACCGATCCACACTTCTCGCCTTCAAATCCGGCGTGTCCGGCGACCCGATGGGAGCGCTCGCCGGCTGGGGTTCCTCCCCGGACGTGTGCAGCTGGGCCGGCGTCGCTTGCAACGACACCGACACGGTGGCGCCGCGGCGAGTCGTGAAACTAGTACTCCGAGACCAGAAGCTCACGGGCGAGCTCTCCCCGGAGCTCGGCAACCTTTCCCACCTCAGGATACTCAACCTCTCCGGCAACCTCTTCACGGGCAGAATCCCACCGGAGCTCGGGAGCCTCTCCCGCCTCCAATCGCTCGACGCGTCGTCCAACATGCTGGCCGGCTcacccccgccggagctcGGGAACCTCTCGAGCCTCAGCTCCCTCGACCTCTCCCGGAACGCCTTCACTGGAGCAGTGCCGCCGGAGCTCGGGAGACTCTCCCGGCTCAAGCAGCTGAGCCTCGGCGACAATCAGTTCCAGGGGCCGATCCCCGTGGAGCTCACGCGGATCAGGAATCTGCAGTACCTCAATCTTGGCGAGAACAATCTGTCAGGCCGCATCCCGGCGGCAGTCTTCTGCAACCTCTCCGCCCTGCAGTACGTCGACTTCTCCTCCAACAACCTCGACGGCGAGATCCCCGATTGCCCGCTCCCCGAGCTGATGTTCCTCGTCTTGTGGTCGAACAACCTCGTCGGTGGGATCCCGCGTTCTCTCTCGAATTCAACGAAGCTCCggtggctgctgctggagtCCAATTTCCTTACCGGCGAACTCCCGGGTTCCGACATGTTTGGCGCCATGAGAGGCCTTGAGCTGCTGTACCTGTCGTTCAACTACCTGCAGAGTCCGGGTAACAACAGCTCCGATCTCGAGCCATTCTTCGCCGGCCTGACGAACTGCACGGGACTCAAGGAGCTCGGCATCGCCGGTAACGACCTGGCCGGCACGATCCCGGAGACCGTCGGCCGCCTGCTCGCCCCGGGACTCGTGCAGCTCCACCTCGAGTTCAACAGCCTCTCCGGATCCATCCCTGCGAGCCTCTCCGGCCTCGCCAACCTCACGGCTCTGAACCTCTCCCAcaaccacctcaacggctccATCCCGCCGGGCATCTTCTCCGGGATGCGGCGGCTCGAGCGGCTGCACCTCTCGGACAACTTCCTCTCGGGCGAGATCCCAACgtcgctcgccgccgtcccgcgGCTCGGGCTCCTCGACTTCTCCAATAACCTCCTCACGGGCGCGATCCCCGACACGCTCTGCTCCTCCAACCTCACGCAGCTGCGCGTGCTCTCGCTTCACCATAaccgcctcgccggcgccatTCCCCCCAGCCTTTCGCTCTGCGTCAACCTGCAGAACCTCGACCTCTCCCACAACATGCTTCTCAGCGAAATCCCCACGGACTTGCTGTCGTCCGGGGGGTTAAGCGGGTTGCTGTACCTGAACCTCTCCGGAAACCTTCTGGAAGGCCCGATCCCGGCGACCATCGGCGAGATGGCGATGCTACAAGCGCTCAACCTGTCTTCGAACAGACTCTCTGGAGCCATCCCGCCGCAGCTCGGCGGCTGCGTCGCGGTCGAGCAGCTCGACGTGTCCGGGAACGCGCTGGAAGGCGGCTTGCCGGAGGCAGTCGGGGCGCTGCCGTTCTTGCAGGTCCTCGACGTGTCCCGGAACAGCCTCACAGGCGCGCTGCCGCTGTCCTTGGAGACGGCGGCCTCGCTGCGGCAAGTGAACTTCTCCTACAACGGCTTCTCCGGCAAGGTGCCCAGCGGCGTCGCGGGGTTCCCGGCCGACGCGTTCCTCGGCGACCCAGGGATGTGTGCCGCGGGGACGACGATGCCCGGCTTGGCACGCTGCGGCGAAGCGaagcgcagcagcagccgcggaTTGCTTCGTAACCGGCGCGTGGTGTTGCCCGTCGCCGTCACCGTCGCGAGCTTCACGCTGGCCATCCTCGGGCTCGCCGCTTGCCGCGCCATGGCGAGAGCCAGAGCCAGAACGGCGAGCGTGAGACGAGACGGGCGGCGGTCGACGCTGCTGGCGTACGGCCATGGCGACGAGCCAAGCGCAAGCGAGTGGGGGgacaacaagaacaacaacaacaaccacccGAGGATCTCGCACCGGGAGCTATCGGATGCCACGGGCGGGTTCGAGGAGTCGAGCCTGATCGGGGCGGGGCGGTTCGGGCGCGTGTACGAGGGCACGCTCCGCGACGGCACGCGGGTGGCGGTCAAGGTGCTCCTCGACCCGAAGAGCGGCTGCGGCGGGGGGGACGTGTCCCGGAGCTTCAAGCGGGAGTGCCAGGTGCTCCGGCGGACGCGGCACCGGAACCTGGTGCGCGTGGTCACCGCGTGCAGCGCGCCGCCGGACTTCCACGCGCTCGTGCTCCCGCTCATGCGCAACGGCAGCCTCGAGGGCCGCCTCTACCCGCGCGACGGCCGCCCCGGCCGCGGCCTCAGCCTCGCCCGGCTCGTCAGCGTGGCCAGCGACGTCGCCGAGGGCATGGCGTACCTGCACCACTACGCGCCGATGAGAGTGGTCCACTGCGACCTCAAGCCCAGCAAcgtgctcctcgacgacgacatGACGGCCGTCGTGGCGGATTTCGGCATCGCGCGGCTGGTCAAGGAcgtcggcgacgaggacgacgacttCACTGGCTCTGATGCCGATCCTTGCAACTCCATTACCGGATTGCTACAAGGTTCCGTCGGCTACATCGCGCCAG AGTACGGATTGGGAGGCCACCCGTCGACGGAAGgcgacgtgtacagcttcggcgtGATGGTGCTGGAGCTGATCACGGGGAAGCGGCCGACGGACGTGATCTTCCACGAGGGGCTCACGCTGCACGACTGGGTGCGGCGCCACCACCCGCacgacgtcgccgccgtcgtcgcgcGGTCGTGGCTGACGGACTTGGAGGCGTCGGCGGTGCGGCAGGCAGACGAGAGGTCGATGACCAGGGCGGAGGTCGTGGGCGAGCTGATCGAGCTCGGGCTCGCGTGCACGCAGCACTCGCCGTCGGCCCGGCCCACCATGGTGGAGGTGTGCCACGAGATGACACTCCTCCGGGAAGACCTCTCCAagctcggcggtggcggcgcggtggAGTCGGTGGCCATGACGGCCAGCGAGGGCTCGTCCTTCTCCACCACCGATTCGTCTTTCTGA
- the LOC100845353 gene encoding putative leucine-rich repeat receptor-like serine/threonine-protein kinase At2g24130: protein MAKLPIIVIVVIFHVGLIVLLPIAVAAMAPVAGPVPDEDLSALLAFCSSVSSDPGGALADWGRSPAFCNWTGVACNSSSSTRRVTQLVLSGRGIRGVISPALGKMAFLTVLDLSSNGFAGEIPSELSALSRLTQLSLTNNLLSGAIPAGIGLLPELYYLDLSGNRLTGGIPETLFCNCSALQYMDLSNNSLAGDIPYADECRLPSLRFLLLWSNSLSGPIPRAISNSAALEWVDLESNYLAGELPHNVFDRLPRLQFLYLSYNNFSSSHGNTNLDPFFQSLSNCTRLQELELAGNGLGGPLPPSIGELSRGLRQLHLEDNAISGSIPPNISGLVNLTYLNLSNNHLNGSIPPEISRLRLLERLYLSNNFLSGEIPRSIGELPRLGLVDLSGNILAGAIPDTFSNLTQLRRLMLHHNRLTGAIPPSLGDCQNLEILDLSYNGLRGEIPAHVVAGLSSLKIYLNLSSNHLQGALPIELSKMDMVLALDLSSNEIAGGIPSQLGACVALEYLNLSRNALRGALPSSVAALPFLRAIDVSRNELSGALPEPALRASTSLRDADFSYNDFSGVVPVLPNLPGAEFRGNPGLCVIAACGGGSRRRHRRAVVPAVVSIVGAVCAMLCAAAGCRWVAAVRARRRESTWRVDVEGQGEREHHHPRISYRELSEATGGFEETSLIGAGRFGRVYEGTLRGGARVAVKVLDPKLGGGGGEVSVSFRRECEALRRTRHKNLIRVITTCSTPSFHALVLPLMPRGSLEDHLYPRDRERHGGPEGLDFRQLVSVASDVAEGMAYLHHYSPVRVVHCDLKPSNVLLDDGMRAVISDFGIARLVAGAGAGETTSSTTSDESAPCNNSIATGLLQGSVGYIAPEYGLGGNPSARGDVYSFGVMLLQLITGKRPTDVIFDEGLTLHDWVRRHHPHDIAAALAHAPWARRDAAAANGMVAVELIELGLACTHYSPALRPTMEDVCHEITLLREDLAKHGGAHDNEDDSGGGRSFSTTKDSLFSNSS from the exons ATGGCCAAGTTGCccatcatcgtcatcgtcgtcatctTCCATGTCGGCCTGATCGTCCTGCTGCCCATCGCTGTCGCCGCCATGGCACCAGTAGCAGGACCAGTGCCCGACGAAGACCTGTCCGCGCTCCTCGCTTTCTGCTCCTCCGTCTCCTCGGACCCCGGCGGCGCCCTCGCCGACTGGGGCCGCTCTCCGGCGTTCTGCAACTGGACCGGCGTCGCGTGTAACAGCAGTAGCAGCACGCGGCGGGTCACGCAGCTGGTGCTCAGCGGCCGGGGGATCCGCGGCGTGATATCGCCGGCGCTGGGGAAGATGGCTTTCCTCACCGTTCTGGACCTGTCGAGCAACGGCTTCGCTGGCGAGATCCCATCGGAGCTGTCCGCGCTGTCGAGGCTGACGCAGCTGAGCCTGACGAACAACCTCCTATCCGGCGCGATCCCCGCCGGCATTGGGCTCCTGCCGGAGCTCTACTACCTCGACCTTTCCGGCAACCGCCTGACGGGCGGCATCCCGGAGACGCTCTTCTGCAACTGCTCCGCTTTACAGTACATGGACCTCTCCAACAACTCCCTCGCCGGCGACATCCCCTACGCCGACGAGTGCCGCCTCCCGAGCCTCcgattcctcctcctctggtcCAACTCCCTCTCCGGCCCGATCCCGCGGGCGATTTCAAACTCCGCCGCGCTCGAGTGGGTCGACCTCGAGTCCAACTACCTCGCCGGGGAGCTACCTCACAACGTGTTCGACAGATTGCCGCGGCTCCAGTTCCTCTACCTCTCCTACAACAACTTCTCCAGCAGCCACGGCAACACCAACCTCGACCCCTTCTTCCAATCCCTCAGCAACTGCACTCGCCTGCAAGAGCTCGAGCTCGCCGGGAACGGCCTCGGGGGGCCGCTCCCGCCTTCCATCGGCGAGCTCTCGCGCGGGCTCCGGCAGCTGCACCTCGAGGACAACGCCATCTCGGGCTCCATCCCGCCCAACATCTCCGGCCTCGTCAACCTCACCTACCTCAACCTCTCCAAcaaccacctcaacggctccATCCCGCCGGAGATTTCGCGGCTCCGGCTGCTCGAGCGACTGTACCTCTCCAACAACTTCTTGTCCGGCGAGATCCCGAGGTCCATCGGCGAGCTCCCGCGCCTCGGCCTCGTGGACCTCTCGGGCAACatcctcgccggcgccatccCGGACACGTTCTCCAACCTCACGCAGCTCAGGCGCCTGATGCTACACCACAACCGCCTCACCGGCGCCATTCCTCCTAGCCTCGGCGACTGCCAGAACCTCGAGATCCTCGACCTCTCCTACAATGGCCTCCGGGGCGAGATACCCGCGCATGTGGTGGCCGGCTTGAGCAGCCTTAAAATCTACCTTAACCTCTCCAGCAACCACCTGCAGGGCGCGCTCCCCATCGAGCTGAGCAAGATGGACATGGTCCTGGCGCTGGACCTGTCAAGCAATGAGATCGCTGGGGGCATCCCTTCGCAGCTCGGGGCCTGCGTCGCGCTCGAGTATCTCAACCTCTCCCGCAACGCGCTGCGGGGCGCGCTCCCCTCGTCCGTGGCCGCGCTCCCGTTCCTGCGGGCCATCGACGTGTCCCGGAACGAGCTCTCGGGCGCCCTCCCGGAGCCGGCCCTGCGCGCGTCCACCTCGCTCCGGGACGCGGACTTCTCGTACAACGACTTCTCTGGCGTGGTTCCCGTCCTCCCGAACCTGCCGGGCGCCGAGTTCCGTGGCAACCCCGGCCTCTGCGTCATTGCGGCGTGCGGAGGCGGGAGTCGGCGTCGGCACCGGCGCGCGGTGGTGCCGGCCGTGGTCAGCATCGTGGGGGCGGTGTGCGCCATGCTGTGCGCGGCGGCCGGTTGCCGGTGGGTGGCCGCGGTGAGAGCGAGGCGGCGCGAGTCCACGTGGCGCGTGGACGTGGAGGGCCAGGGGGAGAGGGAGCACCACCACCCGAGGATATCGTACCGGGAGCTGAGCGAGGCGACGGGCGGGTTCGAGGAGACGAGCCTGATCGGGGCCGGGCGGTTCGGGCGCGTGTACGAGGGCACGCTCCGGGGCGGGGCGCGCGTGGCCGTGAAGGTGCTGGACCCCaagctgggcggcggcggcggcgaggtgtcCGTGAGCTTCAGGCGCGAGTGCGAGGCGCTGCGGCGGACGCGGCACAAGAACCTCATCAGGGTCATCACCACCTGCAGCACGCCCAGCTTCCACGCGCTCGTGCTCCCGCTCATGCCGCGCGGAAGCCTCGAGGACCACCTCTACCCGCGGGATCGCGAGCGCCACGGCGGACCAGAAGGGCTCGACTTCCGGCAGCTCGTGAGCGTGGCCAGCGACGTCGCCGAGGGGATGGCGTACCTGCACCACTACTCGCCGGTCAGGGTCGTGCACTGCGACCTCAAGCCCAGCAAcgtgctcctcgacgacgggaTGCGCGCCGTGATCTCGGACTTCGGCATCGCCaggctcgtcgccggcgctggcgctggagaaaccaccagcagcaccaccagcGACGAGTCCGCTCCGTGCAATAACTCCATCGCCACCGGACTGCTACAAGGCTCCGTTGGCTACATCGCTCCTG AGTATGGATTGGGAGGGAACCCTTCGGCGAGGGgcgacgtgtacagcttcggcgtgatgctgctgcagctgatcACCGGGAAGCGGCCGACGGACGTGATCTTCGACGAGGGGCTCACGCTGCACGACTGGGTCAGGCGCCACCACCCGCACgacatcgccgccgcccttgcgCACGCGCCCTGGGCGCGGCGGGACGCTGCTGCCGCTAACGGCATGGTGGCCGTCGAGCTGATCGAGCTGGGGCTCGCGTGCACGCACTACTCGCCGGCGCTGCGGCCCACCATGGAGGACGTCTGCCACGAGATCACGCTGCTcagggaggacctcgccaaGCACGGCGGCGCCCACGATAACGAAGatgacagcggcggcggccggtcgTTCTCCACGACCAAGGACTCGCTGTTCTCCAACTCCAGTTAA